Proteins encoded within one genomic window of Candidatus Eisenbacteria bacterium:
- a CDS encoding quinone-dependent dihydroorotate dehydrogenase produces MDALYRRCLRPLLFRLDPETAHAAALRALSLWADRPPPTGPRLAVAIAGIAFPNPLGLAAGFDKDGSRAHLLSRLGFGHAEIGTVTPRPQAGNPKPRLFRLPEREALLNRMGFNNSGADRTARILALRMAGTPRRIPIGVSIGKQRETAIDEAERDYREAAAAVLPVADFLVANISSPNTPGLRSLEAPGRLEPLLRAIRREAEERARVLGLRTPPLFAKLSPDLSDRALEEAAGAARAAVCDGLVLTNTTTDPSFLEAFRRGEGGVSGRPLAARALEAVRIARRATEGALVLVAVGGIFSGEDAYRRIRAGASLVQLYTALVYEGPGVARAILRQLEELLARDGFANVSDAVGTE; encoded by the coding sequence ATGGACGCGCTCTACCGACGATGTCTGCGCCCCCTTCTCTTCCGGCTCGATCCGGAAACGGCGCACGCCGCCGCTCTCCGCGCGCTCTCCTTGTGGGCCGATCGACCGCCTCCGACCGGCCCGCGGCTCGCGGTCGCGATCGCCGGGATCGCCTTTCCGAATCCGCTCGGGCTCGCCGCCGGGTTCGACAAGGACGGGAGCCGGGCGCACCTTCTCTCGAGACTCGGGTTCGGGCACGCCGAGATCGGGACGGTGACCCCGAGGCCGCAGGCGGGAAACCCGAAGCCTCGCCTCTTCCGCCTCCCGGAGAGAGAGGCGCTTCTCAATCGTATGGGGTTCAACAATTCAGGTGCGGATCGAACGGCGCGGATTCTCGCGCTTCGGATGGCCGGAACGCCGCGGCGGATCCCGATCGGGGTCAGCATCGGGAAACAGCGCGAGACCGCGATCGACGAGGCGGAGAGAGACTACCGCGAGGCGGCGGCAGCGGTCCTCCCCGTGGCCGATTTCCTCGTCGCGAACATCAGCTCGCCGAACACGCCCGGTCTTCGCTCGCTGGAGGCCCCCGGCCGGCTGGAGCCGCTTCTTCGGGCGATCCGCCGCGAGGCGGAGGAGCGCGCGAGGGTTCTCGGGCTCCGCACTCCCCCGCTCTTCGCGAAGCTCTCCCCCGACCTCTCGGACCGCGCGCTCGAGGAGGCAGCCGGCGCGGCGCGGGCGGCCGTCTGCGACGGGCTCGTTCTCACGAACACGACGACCGATCCCTCTTTCCTCGAGGCGTTCCGCCGCGGCGAGGGCGGGGTCTCCGGGAGACCGCTCGCGGCGCGGGCGCTCGAGGCGGTGCGGATCGCGCGGCGGGCGACCGAGGGCGCGCTCGTCCTCGTTGCGGTCGGCGGGATCTTCAGCGGAGAGGACGCGTACCGGCGGATCCGCGCCGGTGCATCTCTCGTGCAGCTCTACACCGCGCTCGTGTACGAAGGGCCCGGCGTCGCGCGGGCCATACTGAGGCAGCTCGAGGAGCTTCTCGCCCGCGACGGCTTCGCGAACGTCTCCGATGCGGTGGGAACGGAGTG